From a region of the Panthera uncia isolate 11264 unplaced genomic scaffold, Puncia_PCG_1.0 HiC_scaffold_354, whole genome shotgun sequence genome:
- the LOC125917985 gene encoding probable G-protein coupled receptor 162, with protein sequence MARGGAGAEEASLRSNALSWLACGLLALLANAWIILSISAKQQKHKPLELLLCFLAGTHILMAAVPLTTFAVVQLRRQASSDYDWNESICKVFVSTYYTLALATCFTVASLSYHRMWMVRWPVNYRLSNAKKQALHAVMGIWMVSFILSTLPSIGWHNNGERYYARGCQFIVSKIGLGFGVCFSLLLLGGIVMGLVCVAITFYQTLWARPRRARLARRAGVGGGAKGGGPGGLGTRPAFEVPAIVVEDARGKRRSSLDGSESAKTSLQVTNLVSAIVFLYDSLTGVPILVVSFFSLKSDSAPPWMVLAVLWCSMAQTLLLPSFIWSCERYRADVRTVWEQCVAIMSEEDGDDDGGCDDYADGRVCKVRFDANGATGPGGRDPTQVKLLPGRHMLFPPLERVHYLQVPLSRRLSHDETNIFSTPRAPGSILHKWSSSDDIRVLPAQSRALGGPPEYLGRRQRLEDEEDEEEAEGGGLASLRQFLEGGMLGSGGGPPRGPGFFREEITTFIDETPLPSPTASPGPSPRRPRPLGLSPRRLSLGSPDSRAAGLPLGLSAGRRCSLTGGEGSARPWGGSWGPGNPIFPQLTL encoded by the exons ATGGctcggggcggggcaggggcagaggaggccTCCCTGCGCTCAAACGCATTGTCCTGGCTGGCCTGTGGGCTCCTGGCACTGCTGGCCAATGCCTGGATCATCCTCAGCATCTCGGCCAAGCAGCAAAAGCACAAGCCGCTGGAGTTACTGCTCTGCTTCCTGGCGGGCACACACATACTCATGGCGGCTGTGCCCCTCACCACCTTCGCCGTGGTGCAGCTACGGCGGCAGGCTTCTTCTGACTATGACTGGAACGAGAGCATCTGCAAGGTCTTTGTGTCCACCTACTACACACTGGCCCTGGCCACCTGCTTCACAGTCGCCTCGCTCTCCTATCATCGCATGTGGATGGTGCGCTGGCCCGTCAACTACCGCCTCAGCAACGCCAAGAAGCAGGCGCTGCATGCTGTCATGGGCATCTGGATGGTCAGCTTCATCCTCTCCACGCTGCCCTCCATTGGCTGGCACAACAATGGCGAGCGGTACTACGCCCGTGGCTGCCAGTTCATAGTCTCCAAGATTGGCCTGGGCTTTGGCGTCTGCTTCAGCCTCTTGCTCCTTGGGGGCATTGTCATGGGGCTGGTCTGTGTGGCCATCACCTTCTACCAGACGTTGTGGGCCCGGCCCCGGAGGGCTCGGCTGGCCCGGAgagcgggggttgggggtggggccaaGGGGGGTGGGCCAGGGGGTTTGGGTACCCGGCCAGCTTTTGAGGTGCCAGCCATTGTGGTGGAGGATGCCAGAGGCAAGCGGCGGTCCTCGCTGGACGGCTCTGAGTCGGCCAAGACATCCCTGCAGGTCACCAACTTGGTCAGCGCCATCGTCTTTCTCTATGACTCACTCACAGGGGTGCCCATCTTG GTGGTGAGCTTCTTCTCCCTTAAGTCGGACTCGGCTCCGCCGTGGATGGTGCTGGCTGTGCTGTGGTGCTCCATGGCGCAGACGCTGCTGCTGCCCTCCTTCATCTGGTCCTGCGAGCGCTACCGTGCCGACGTGCGCACTGTGTGGGAGCAGTGCGTGGCCATCATGTCGGAGGAGGATGGCGACGACG ATGGCGGCTGTGATGACTATGCAGATGGCCGAGTGTGCAAAGTTCGTTTTGATGCTAATGGTGCCACAGGACCAGGGGGCAGGGACCCCACCCAGGTGAAGCTGTTGCCTGGAAGGCACATGCTGTTTCCCCCTCTTGAGAGGGTCCACTACTTACAG GTCCCCCTGTCCCGCCGTCTGTCCCATGATGAGACCAACATCTTCTCTACACCTCGGGCACCAGGCTCCATCCTACATAAGTGGTCATCCTCTGATGACATCCGGgtcctcccagcccagagccgAGCCCTGGGGGGCCCTCCTGAGTACCTGGGACGAAGACAAAGGCTGGAGGAtgaggaggatgaggaagaagcTGAAGGTGGGGGGCTGGCCAGCCTTCGCCAGTTCCTGGAGGGTGGGATGTTGGGGTCAGGTGGGGGACCCCCACGGGGTCCTGGCTTCTTCCGGGAAGAGATCACCACCTTCATTGATGAGACACCTCTGCCTTCTCCAACTGCTTCGCCGGGGCCCTCTCCTCGCCGGCCCAGGCCCCTGGGCCTCTCACCCCGCAGGCTTTCCCTTGGGTCCCCTGACAGCAGAGCCGCTGGACTTCCTTTGGGCTTAAGTGCAGGGAGACGCTGCTCCCTGACAGGAGGTGAGGGGAGTGCAAGACCTTGGGGAGGATCCTGGGGCCCAGGTAATCCCATTTTCCCCCAGCTGACGCTGTGA
- the LOC125917986 gene encoding T-cell surface glycoprotein CD4-like, which translates to MKDSLPLHFTLPNVLSRYAGSGNLTLVLDKGQLQQEVKLVVMRVTQSGNNLTCEVLGPTSPELTLSLKLEEQAAKVSKQQKMVRVEDAEVGTWQCLLSHKDKVLLASKAEVLPPVLTRTWTNLLTIVLGGVLGLVLFTGLWAYCCVKCWHRRRQAARMSQIKRLLSEKKTCQCSHRLQKTCNPI; encoded by the exons ATGAAGGACTCACTCCCGCTCCACTTTACCCTGCCCAACGTTTTGTCTCGTTATGCCGGTTCTGGAAACCTGACCCTGGTCCTTGACAAGGGACAGTTGCAGCAGGAAGTAAAACTCGTGGTGATGAGAG TGACTCAGTCTGGGAACAATTTGACCTGTGAGGTGCTGGGACCCACCTCCCCTGAGCTGACGCTGAGCTTGAAACTCGAAGAGCAGGCTGCCAAGGTCTCAAAGCAGCAGAAGATGGTAAGGGTGGAGGACGCCGAGGTGGGAACATGGCAATGTCTACTGAGTCACAAGGACAAAGTCTTGCTGGCATCCAAGGCCGAGG TTTTGCCTCCTGTGCTCACCAGGACCTGGACAAATCTCTTGACCATCGTGCTGGGCGGGGTCCTAGGCCTTGTGCTTTTCACTGGGCTCTGGGCCTACTGCTGTGTTAAGTGCTGGCACCGCAGG CGCCAGGCAGCTCGGATGTCTCAGATCAAGAGACTCCTCAGTGAGAAGAAAACCTGCCAATGCTCCCA cCGGTTACAGAAGACATGTAATCCCATTTGA